One genomic window of Monodelphis domestica isolate mMonDom1 chromosome 1, mMonDom1.pri, whole genome shotgun sequence includes the following:
- the LOC103101575 gene encoding major allergen I polypeptide chain 1-like, producing the protein MEVYMVLDRLDCSHTCTMKLVAVFTLFSGIAMLLQSSVDCKLCSPVAKDVQQFILGSKENYISIIKKYTDNQKIIENAEILKSCVDSTLTQEEKFAAFEFVKRVNQSILCR; encoded by the exons ATGGAGGTATATATGGTCCTGGACAGACTGGATTGCAGTCATACCTGCACCATGAAGTTAGTCGCAGTCTTCACACTGTTCAGTGGCATTGCCATGTTGTTGCAGTCTTCAGTGG ACTGTAAACTATGCTCTCCTGTGGCAAAGGATGTCCAACAATTTATTCTTGgatcaaaagaaaattatataagtataattaaaaaatacacaGATAACCAGAAAATCATAGAAAATGCAGAAATTCTGAAATCCTGTGTGGATTCAACACTGACACAAGAAGAGAAGTTTGCTGCTTTCGAATTTGTG AAGAGAGTGAACCAGAGTATTCTCTGTAGATGA